TCGAAATTTTATAGTAATATTCTTTTGTATCTACCGTCAAACACCCTGTAAAGAAAACGGTTAAAAGTGCGAGTAAAACAAGTTTCAATGAAAAAGATTTCATTTAAATCTCCTTTGGGGACTAAAAGTTTATTGGGATTTTGAAAAAGTGGATATATAGACTTCAAAATATGAAAATATAATTGGATTTCAAACATTAAAATTATGACCGAACCATTCCCTGAAACCAGGAGCGACAGAGAATGCTGTGAGTGAACTCACATAAACCACAAATTACTCCCTCTACCCGCCTGAAAGTGATGTCCAACAAAAATACCACCCCGGTCAGGAAGTATATTGCTTTCGAATTTTTAATAAACTTTAATCGTACCATGAAAAAACTCTTTTCAAAACCATTCAAAATCTTTTTGTTGCTGGTCGCGCTGCTGGCAATAGCCGAAATATCCTACATAAACCAATGGATAAATCCTCACTCTGGTACTTTTGAAAAACTGAACCCGGAATCTGAGGTTGAACCCGGTGGCAAAAAGAAGACCATTCTTGTACTCGGTGACGAGATCAGCGCTAATCCACAAAGCTATGTAGCAATGCTCAGAAAAAATCATCCTGATTACAGAATTATTAACGGATCTGTACCGAATACAGGAGCGATTGAAGCATCTTTTATCGGTGAAAAATTGATAAAGGAGTACGATCCCGACATTCTGGTTTATCAGATGAATCCGGCTAATGACCTGTACGATCTTAGAAAAGGACAGGACTTGTCTGAAGCGAACCTGGTCGGAAGTGTCACCAACCTGCTGACCGACAAGATTAGAATTTTGAACTACATCTTTTACACAATATCCAGAACAGCTTCTGAAATGGGCGGGAATGCCTTTGCAGCGCTCGAACCACAAAACCTGATTCAAAACCAGAACATTTCATTTAAACCGCTTACGGGAAAATCATTCGAAAAGCAAAACGGTCTGGTGGAAAACTCCACCCTGTTAAAATCGGGAAGAAATATCGACTTTGAGGAATCAATGAGCCGCCTTAATACGCTTTTCTGCTGGTTAAAGAAAGGTGCTACCGTCCTGTTTCTCATCACACCACATTGTTCATGGATTGACAAATATTATGTCGACAACATGCTGAAGGCCGGGAATTTTGTCTCCAATGACTTTGCAAATTATTCCGGAACCTATCCAATTATTAAAAAAATAAAAGATTACTCATTTTCATTTCAAAAAGTAAAGATTGTGGATCCCACATTAATGTTGCGTTTTTACGATATCCCTGAAAAGCGTCTTTTCAATGTCTCTTCAAGTGACATGAATAAATATGGACATGAGGTTTTGGCGTCCACTTTGTCAGGGTACATTCGACAGACATTCTAAAATTAATTCTGATTCCTATTTTTGCATTGCAAATATCCAGGAATTTCCAATGTCAAAAACGAATGCTGTAAGAATTCTCGAATCCAAGGGAGTCCCTTTCACCCTGCTGAATTACGAAGTGTCGGAAGATGAACTTGATGCAGTCTCAGTCGCCAAAAAAATAGGTTTCGATCCCGACTCCGTTTTTAAGACCCTTGTTGCAAGAAATGAGGCAAACTCACTCCTCGTGTTCGTTATTCCCGGTTCATGCGAACTTGACCTTAAAAAAGCAGCTAAAGCCTCGGGTTCCAAAAGGATTGAAATGGTGAAGGTGAAGGAACTCTTTGAACTCACCGGTTATATCAGAGGAGGCTGCTCCCCTGTCGGCATGAAAAAAAATTTCCCTGTCTTCCTCGATGAGACAGCACAACTTTTTGAAAACATCTCCATAAGTGCAGGAGTAAGAGGCACACAAATTATTATAAATCCCGGTGATCTCATTAATTCGATCGCTGCCACTTCCGCAGATCTGATATAATTAAAATTTATTTTCCCTTCCTTCACGAATTACTTGGTAAAATACCTTAAATTGTGTTGTTTTTTTTCAAAATTAACTCATTATCTCACCGGTATCATATGTCAAAAAACTCAGCTATTTTCTTTTTACTTCTTTTTGGAGCCGGTCTCCCTGTTATTTTACAGGCACAATCCAAAAAACAACTTGATCATTCCGTCTATGAAATATGGAAGCGAATTGAGCAACCCCAAATTTCCAAAGATGGAAATCTGCTTGTTTTCGAGGTTAATCCACTCCGAAAAGATGGCAATCTCTCCATTTACATAAAAAAAGATGACAAGACTCTTTTTGTCCCAAAGGGAAAGGGAGCAAAAATCACACCCAAAAGTGAGTTGGTTGTCTTCTCAATAAAACCGGGATACGACACTCTCAAATCTGCAAATTTGAAAAAAGTGAAGAAGGATGACCTGCCGAAAGATTCGCTTGGAATCTACATAACATCCAAAGACTCTCTCATGAAATTTGCAGATATAAAATCATTTAAACTCCCGGAAGAATCAGAAGGATGGCTTGCAATTCACTTTGACAAGCTTAAAAAGCCAAAGGAAGAGAAAAAAGCAAAAGACTCCTCAAGTGTTAAAGACACTTCACTTTTTAAAGATACTTCAAAAATAGCGAAGGAAAAGGAGCCTAAACCTTCCAAAGGCAAAAAAGAGGGTACTGATCTCCTCCTTTTTAATCCTCTTAAAAATCTCGAATTCAGATTCTCTAATGTGGATGACTATACAACAGACAAATCCGGTTCCCGGTTTGCTTTCATCTCAATGGTGAACGACTCGGTGGATACGGCTTATGTGGTAAGATTTAATACTCAAACACTCAAGGGTGACACAATTGTGCTAAACGGATCAGTCAAATCTTCCGTATTGTCTGATGACGGAAAACGACTCGCCTTTTTATTCTCACCTGATACGGCGACAGTGAAAAACTATAACCTTTATCTTCTGAATGACAAGGATAATAGATTCTCTGTCTTGATTGACTCTGTAAATGCAGCTATACCGGCCGGATTCAGAGTATCAGCAAACTACGACCTGAATTTTTCCGATTCCGGTGAGAGGCTCTTTTTCGGAATTGCAAAAGCACTGCAGATTGAGCCTGATGAAACACTCCTTGATGAGGAAAAACCGAATGTCGAAGTCTGGGGATGGAATGACCCGCTCATCTACACTCAACAGAACTTTGAACTCAGTCGTGAAAAGAAAAAAACTTTCCTGTTTGTCTGGCACCTTGATAAAGGAAAAGCAATCCAGTTGACTGATTCTCTATTGGAAAGCGTCTCTTTATCAAAGTATTTTGATAACAAATACGCTTTAGGGACATCGGGCGTTCCATACAAAAAATTGATTTCATGGGACGATGGCTATTCCGACCTCTATTCAGTGGATATTACCTCCGGTGAACGAAAGCTGATAAAGAAAAAACAAAGTCAGCTTAACACCATTTCACCAAACGGCAAATTTATCGTCTGGTACGAAGAATCTGATTCATCCTACTATTCTTACGACAATGAGAGTGGAACAACCGCAAAAATTTCGAACGGTATAAGTGAGCCGTTATTTGATGTGGAAAACGATGTTCCCGATCTGCCCTCAGCTTACGGAACCGGTGGCTGGACAGAAGATGACAAAAATCTTTTAATTCATTCCCGCTATGATGTCTGGATGGTCGACCCCCGCGGGGACGATAAACCGGTTAGATTAACCTCTGGAAAAGAATCAAACATTGTTTTCCGGACGCTCGATCTTGACAGAGAGCTTCCTTTCTTTCATGAAAATAGCACACTCTATTTTACGGCGTTTAACAAAACTTCAAAAGAGAGCGGATTTGCAAAATTTCAGTTAAAATCCGATAAAACCGCTCAGATTCTGTTTATTACGGCAAATGGATATGGAGCAATTGCCAAAGCCAAAAACAGCGACGATTTTATTATTAACAGAGAATCTTCGAAAGAGTCGCCAAATATTTACTATTCAAAAGGACTCACTCCCGACCTTAAGAGAATAAGCGACATTAACCCCCAACATCAGGACTGGCTCTGGGCTGATGTACAGCTCGTGAAATACTATTCCATCGACGGAAAACCTCTCGAAGGACTCCTCTATTTACCCGAAAATTTGGATAAATCGAAAAAATATCCGATGATGGTATATTTCTACGAAAAGAGTTCTGATAATCTTAACAGATACTGGACTCCCTCCCCCAGCAGATCGATAATAAATCCTTCTTTTTATGCCAGCAATCAGTATGTTGTATTTATCCCCGATATTGTTTATGAAGACGGATATCCCGGCAAAGGAGCCTATAACTGCATAGTTGGTGGAACACTTTCAATGCTTGAGCAATTTCCTTTCATTGATCGTGAAAACATCGCACTTCAGGGACAGAGCTGGGGTGGCTACCAAACAGCATTTTTGATTACACAAACTAATCTTTACAAAGCTGCAATGGCAGGCGCACCCGTTTCAAATATGACAAGTGCTTATGGTGGAATCAGATGGGGTTCGGGTCTCGTCCGTCAGTTTCAGTACGAGAAGGGTCAGAGCAGGATTGGTGCTTCACTCTGGGAGAAGCCTGAACTCTACATCGCCAACAGTCCGTTGTTCTTCCTTGACAGAGTGCAGACTCCCCTCCTGATTATGGCAAACGACAAAGATGATGCTGTGCCATGGTATCAGGGTATCGAGCTGTATACCGGCTTGAGAAGGCTTGAAAAACCGGTCTGGATGCTCAACTACACAGGAGATGTGCATAATCTTAAAGAGTCAAACTGGGGAAACAGAGTGGATTTGAGTATCAGGATGCTTCAATTCTTCGATCATTACCTGAAAGGTGCACCGGCACCAAAATGGATGACCGAAGGAATCAGAGCAATTGACAAAGATAAAATTCGCGGTTATTGATAATCAGTTGGTAATCAGGAGAGTGAGGTAATATCAACCTTACTTTCCTGATTAATTTTCGAAATTCCCCCGCAGCGATTCATACTTCGGAAACCTTTCGATAAATCCCGATTTTCCCTGCAGTCCTCCGGTGTGATATACCAAAATCCTGTCATTTTTCTTGAAAAACCCGTTTTTCGAGAGTTCCGATACTGCAAAAAGAACTTTCCCTGTGTAAACAGGATCGAGTTCAATCTTTTGTTCGTTCTGAAAGTGGATGATAAACTGCAGAAGTTGTTCGTTTGTTTTCGCATAACCCCCGAAATGAAAACCGTCGATTACACTCAAATTGTCGAAATTCTCCACTCCCTCGGCGGCGATTGTCTTTTTTAGATTATCTATTATATTGTGGTGATCTCTTAGTACCGGAATCGACAAGAATTTTGTATGATGGTTTTTACCCTCCCAAGCAGCAAGAAGGTTACCTCCAAGTGTCCCACCCGACCCTGTAGCCATCACGATGTAATCAAATTCAGGAGCATCAGCAGGCAGCATTTCTGAAGCACCGAGGTACCCTAATCTGTTGCTTCCACCCTCCGGAACAAAATAAAAGTCTCCAAAAATAGTGCGAAGTCTTTCGATGTATTCTTCGGAATACCTTTCCCGGTACTCACTTCGACTTACAAAGTGAAGCCTCATTCCGAATGATTCTGCTTCCCGAAGAGTGTGATTGAGAGGATCAGTCCTCTCCCCTCTGATAACTCCTGTTGTCGGAAGACCGAAAATTTGGCCTGCACCTGCGGTAGCGTGAATGTGATTTGAGTAGGCTCCGCCAAAAGTCAGAAGCGAGTCTTTTCCCTGTTCAATGCATGCAAGTATGTTCCTTTTAAGTTTGAACCATTTGTTACCCTGAAGGACAGGATGAGTTTTATCGAATCTCTCAACAAATATATTGCCGGTTGGAAAGAGTTCACTCTTTTGGATCGGCGTTCGGGGAACTGAATAATTCTCGAAGAACTGCTTTACTTTCGCAGAGTTTGTCATAAATGTCCCGGTAAATTCCGTTTAGACGCTATTTGTTGAGTCGGAAATTCGAGATAAAAAGTCTGACAGACTCAATTTCCGAACCAAGATAAGTATCCCCTTCTGGAAGTGGCAATATTTTGTTTAACTCATCGAAAAGAGAAGCAGTCCCTTCACCCAGCCTGCATAAATCTCCTTCAAGATAACCCGGTTTGTTGTTAGTCATTTGCAAGCCTCTCAAGGCACACAAAATCTCAACTGCAAGCACTGTTTTAAGGTTTTCCAAAACCTTCAGCAAATGAACAACACCAACACTACCCATGGAAACAAAATCTTCCTGGCCTGCTGAAGTCGAAATGGACATTACGGAAGCAGGATTCGAAAGCACTCTGTTCTCCCCTGCCCTGGAAGCCCCCGAATATTGCGCGAGCATTAGACCCGAATCACCTTTCTCAGGCGAAATTGCAAGATTGGAAGGAAGTCCAAAACTCAGGTTTTTGCTGAGCATTGAAAATGATCTTTTGTCGGATATCAATGAGAGTGTCGTAAAAGAAAGTTTAAGATAATCTATTACATTTGCCAGTGGTTGACCATGGAAGTTTGAACCGGAGTGAAAAATCAGAGAATCGTCTTCAAGTTCAAACAAAGGATTGTCCGTTACCGAATTTATCTCTATTGTGAGGACTTCATCAAACTTTTGCAGGGCCTCAAAAGCCGCTCCGTGTACAGGTGGAACAGACCTAAAACAATATCTGTCCTGCACTCTCTCAGTGGCTGAAGCAATATCCTGCCCTTTGAACTGAATTTTTTGGGCTTCCACTGTTGTTCGTTTTGATCCGTTCAAGAGCCTCCGCATTTCCCCGGAAACTTCTACAAGACCTTTGTGCTGTCTTTTAGAAGCAAGGAAACTGCTGAAGGCATCCTTTTCACCTCTTATTGCTTCGAGTGAAAGAGCTGCTGCCAAATTACTTGTTTTTAACAGGTTACGAGCTTCAATTGATGCAAATACAGAGTTTGCCGACATGAAATTGGTACCGTTAGTCAAGCCCATTGCCTCTTTGAATCCCAATCTAACAGGATTCAGACCGGCTCTTTTTAGTGCATCGGGAGCCTTCAATAGTTCTCCATTGTACCATGCCCGGGCTTCAGGAAGTCCAATCATTACTCCGGCAATCATTGCCAAAGGAACGAGATCACCGCTTGCACCAACCGACCCTTCTGTAAGCACTAACGGAACGACTCCGGCATTTAACATCGACTCAAGCATCTCGACCGTCTCAATCGACATAGCAGAAACACCATGAGCGAACGAATTAAGCCTGATTATCATCATTGCCCTGACGATTTCCGGGTTCAAAG
This genomic window from Ignavibacteria bacterium contains:
- the ybaK gene encoding Cys-tRNA(Pro) deacylase encodes the protein MSKTNAVRILESKGVPFTLLNYEVSEDELDAVSVAKKIGFDPDSVFKTLVARNEANSLLVFVIPGSCELDLKKAAKASGSKRIEMVKVKELFELTGYIRGGCSPVGMKKNFPVFLDETAQLFENISISAGVRGTQIIINPGDLINSIAATSADLI
- a CDS encoding S9 family peptidase encodes the protein MSKNSAIFFLLLFGAGLPVILQAQSKKQLDHSVYEIWKRIEQPQISKDGNLLVFEVNPLRKDGNLSIYIKKDDKTLFVPKGKGAKITPKSELVVFSIKPGYDTLKSANLKKVKKDDLPKDSLGIYITSKDSLMKFADIKSFKLPEESEGWLAIHFDKLKKPKEEKKAKDSSSVKDTSLFKDTSKIAKEKEPKPSKGKKEGTDLLLFNPLKNLEFRFSNVDDYTTDKSGSRFAFISMVNDSVDTAYVVRFNTQTLKGDTIVLNGSVKSSVLSDDGKRLAFLFSPDTATVKNYNLYLLNDKDNRFSVLIDSVNAAIPAGFRVSANYDLNFSDSGERLFFGIAKALQIEPDETLLDEEKPNVEVWGWNDPLIYTQQNFELSREKKKTFLFVWHLDKGKAIQLTDSLLESVSLSKYFDNKYALGTSGVPYKKLISWDDGYSDLYSVDITSGERKLIKKKQSQLNTISPNGKFIVWYEESDSSYYSYDNESGTTAKISNGISEPLFDVENDVPDLPSAYGTGGWTEDDKNLLIHSRYDVWMVDPRGDDKPVRLTSGKESNIVFRTLDLDRELPFFHENSTLYFTAFNKTSKESGFAKFQLKSDKTAQILFITANGYGAIAKAKNSDDFIINRESSKESPNIYYSKGLTPDLKRISDINPQHQDWLWADVQLVKYYSIDGKPLEGLLYLPENLDKSKKYPMMVYFYEKSSDNLNRYWTPSPSRSIINPSFYASNQYVVFIPDIVYEDGYPGKGAYNCIVGGTLSMLEQFPFIDRENIALQGQSWGGYQTAFLITQTNLYKAAMAGAPVSNMTSAYGGIRWGSGLVRQFQYEKGQSRIGASLWEKPELYIANSPLFFLDRVQTPLLIMANDKDDAVPWYQGIELYTGLRRLEKPVWMLNYTGDVHNLKESNWGNRVDLSIRMLQFFDHYLKGAPAPKWMTEGIRAIDKDKIRGY
- a CDS encoding 1-aminocyclopropane-1-carboxylate deaminase/D-cysteine desulfhydrase, with the translated sequence MTNSAKVKQFFENYSVPRTPIQKSELFPTGNIFVERFDKTHPVLQGNKWFKLKRNILACIEQGKDSLLTFGGAYSNHIHATAGAGQIFGLPTTGVIRGERTDPLNHTLREAESFGMRLHFVSRSEYRERYSEEYIERLRTIFGDFYFVPEGGSNRLGYLGASEMLPADAPEFDYIVMATGSGGTLGGNLLAAWEGKNHHTKFLSIPVLRDHHNIIDNLKKTIAAEGVENFDNLSVIDGFHFGGYAKTNEQLLQFIIHFQNEQKIELDPVYTGKVLFAVSELSKNGFFKKNDRILVYHTGGLQGKSGFIERFPKYESLRGNFEN
- a CDS encoding aromatic amino acid lyase, with the protein product MIKNNILYLDGHSLTIDEVYDASVKPFKVLLTDDARVAIAKCRDRLLQQISENPLQKIYGVNVGVGNLKDTYISPEDAEEFQIKYIKSHSCGTGEPLNPEIVRAMMIIRLNSFAHGVSAMSIETVEMLESMLNAGVVPLVLTEGSVGASGDLVPLAMIAGVMIGLPEARAWYNGELLKAPDALKRAGLNPVRLGFKEAMGLTNGTNFMSANSVFASIEARNLLKTSNLAAALSLEAIRGEKDAFSSFLASKRQHKGLVEVSGEMRRLLNGSKRTTVEAQKIQFKGQDIASATERVQDRYCFRSVPPVHGAAFEALQKFDEVLTIEINSVTDNPLFELEDDSLIFHSGSNFHGQPLANVIDYLKLSFTTLSLISDKRSFSMLSKNLSFGLPSNLAISPEKGDSGLMLAQYSGASRAGENRVLSNPASVMSISTSAGQEDFVSMGSVGVVHLLKVLENLKTVLAVEILCALRGLQMTNNKPGYLEGDLCRLGEGTASLFDELNKILPLPEGDTYLGSEIESVRLFISNFRLNK